From Primulina huaijiensis isolate GDHJ02 chromosome 15, ASM1229523v2, whole genome shotgun sequence, one genomic window encodes:
- the LOC140959823 gene encoding homeobox-leucine zipper protein HAT22-like, which yields MGFDESSKTRLVLGLGISSTLTDARNSRKLPAAAAQDIDRFWKTHEPSLTLSLCVETHNQIHAAKTVDCDYFNRVFKDRETDDLFRQDSTGASSFSNLSVKREREHGSCEEVEIQRISCGEDEGFGERKKLRLNKIQSARLEDSFKRHSTLNPKQKQELARELMLRPRQVEVWFQNRRARTKLKQTELDCQFLRKCCDRLTDENRRLHKELKELKDLKSAQPVYMHLPAASLTMCPSCERIHGGGGGVAENGAKSSYTISFNAALV from the exons ATGGGTTTCGATGAATCATCCAAAACACGCCTTGTTTTGGGACTGGGAATTTCATCAACACTAACAGACGCAcgcaattcaagaaaactaccAGCAGCCGCAGCCCAAGATATTGATCGTTTCTGGAAAACACACGAGCCTTCGTTGACTCTAAGCTTGTGTGTTGAAACCCATAATCAGATTCATGCGGCTAAAACGGTAGATTGTGATTATTTCAATAGGGTTTTTAAGGATCGTGAGACTGATGATCTATTCAGACAAGATAGTACAGGTGCTTCGTCTTTCTCCAACTTGAGTGTGAAGAGGGAAAGAGAACATGGCAGCTGTGAAGAGGTTGAAATACAGAGAATTTCTTGTGGAGAAGATGAAGGGTTTGGTGAAAGGAAGAAGCTTAGACTCAATAAGATTCAGTCTGCTCGTTTGGAAGATAGCTTCAAACGCCACAGCACTCTTAATcct AAGCAAAAGCAAGAGTTGGCGAGGGAGTTGATGCTGAGACCTCGCCAGGTCGAAGTCTGGTTTCAAAACAGAAGAGCCAG GACAAAGTTGAAGCAAACGGAATTAGACTGTCAATTCTTGAGGAAATGCTGCGACAGACTGACAGATGAGAACCGGCGGCTGCACAAGGAGCTTAAAGAGTTAAAGGATCTGAAATCAGCGCAGCCAGTGTACATGCACCTACCGGCGGCCAGTCTGACTATGTGCCCGTCGTGTGAGAGGATTCATGGAGGCGGCGGCGGCGTAGCAGAAAACGGGGCGAAGAGCTCTTATACGATAAGCTTCAACGCGGCACTTGTATAA